In Pungitius pungitius chromosome 2, fPunPun2.1, whole genome shotgun sequence, a single window of DNA contains:
- the waslb gene encoding WASP like actin nucleation promoting factor b isoform X2 — translation MSGHPSQRRQTNIGSIQLTPQENECFFNHLGRKCISLSAAVVQVFTAERNSSWNKRCCGVACLVKDNPQRSYFIRVLDIKDGKILFEQELYNSFTLNPIKPYFITFAGDAYQVGLNFASEEEAKRFHGHVVDLLGKRQRKSGPTLPMATIDIKSPEISNAPRFHNNSQVNNIVHSSFQKREKKGKAKKKRLTKADIGTPSNFQHVGHVGWDPNTGFDLNNLDPELKSLFDMCGISEAQLKDKETSRAIYDFIEKKGGVEAVKNELRREAPPPPPSRGGPPPPPPHHGSAPPPPPPVRGRGAPPPPPPSRAPISAPPPPPPSRPGMSAPPPPPSRGALPPPPPPAHASISVGPPPPPPPPSFSTPSSAGAPPPPPPPPPPPGPPPPGPKLPPQANGGDGGPPSIGPGALLNQIREGANLKKVEPKERPTSTGTGRDALLDQIRQGTKLKAREDSTESAPSGAVSSAGIVGALMEVMQKRSKAIHSSDEDDNDDDDEDFEDDDEWED, via the exons TCGTTGTCGGCTGCAGTGGTCCAGGTGTTCACGGCAGAGAGGAACTCCAGCTGGAACAAGAGATGCTGCGGGGTGGCCTGTCTGGTCAAAGACAACCCGCAGCGGTCCTACTTCATCAGGGTCCTGGACATCAAG GATGGGAAGATACTGTTTGAACAGGAGCTGTACAACAGCTTCACCCTCAACCCTATCAAACCGTACTTCATCACGTTTGCTGGAGAT gcgTACCAAGTGGGTCTGAACTTTgccagcgaggaggaggccaagcGTTTCCACGGCCACGTGGTGGACCTCCTGGGGAAAAGGCAGAGGAAATCTG GCCCGACGTTGCCCATGGCGACGATCGACATCAAAAGCCCAGAGATCAGCAATGCGCCACGTTTCCACAACAACTCTCAGGTGAACAACATCGTGCACTCGTCCTTccagaagagggagaaaaagggcaaggcgaagaagaagaggctcacCAAGGCGGACATCGGCACACCCAGCAACTTCCA GCACGTTGGGCATGTAGGATGGGATCCAAATACAGGCTTTGAT TTGAATAACTTGGACCCGGAGCTGAAGTCCCTGTTTGATATGTGTGGCATTTCGGAGGCTCAGCTGAAGGACAAGGAGACCTCGAGGGCTATCTATGACTTCATCGAGAAGAAAGGAGGCGTAGAAGCTGTCAAAAACGAGCTGCGGAGAGAAG ctcctccgccccctccaTCCAGAGGcggccctcctcccccacccccgcaCCACGGCTCcgccccaccgcccccccctccagtcaGGGGCCGAGGTGCcccgccacctcctccaccctccagagctcccatctctgcaccccctcctccccctccatcccgACCGGGCATGTCCGCTCCGCCTCCCCCGCCCAGCCGCGGCGCtctcccgcctccccctccgccAGCCCATGCCTCAATTTCGGTGGGGCCTCccccgccacctcctcctccatcattcTCAACTCCGTCCAGTGCGGgagccccgcctcccccccctcctcctccacctcctcctgggcCTCCGCCCCCCGGGCCCAAGCTGCCCCCGCAGGCTAACGGAGGGGACGGCGGTCCGCCCTCAATCGGCCCGGGGGCGCTGCTGAATCAGATCAGAGAAGGCGCCAACCTGAAGAAGGTGGAGCCGAAAGAGAGGCCGACGTCCACCGGCACCGGCAGGGACGCCCTCCTGGACCAAATCCGACAAGGAACCAAACTCAAAGCG AGGGAAGACTCTACCGAGTCAGCGCCTTCCGGCGCGGTCTCATCTGCGGGCATCGTGGGGGCCCTGATGGAGGTGATGCAGAAACGGAGCAAGGCCATTCATTCTTCAG ATGAGGACGATAATGATGACGATGACGAGGACtttgaggatgatgatgaatggGAAGACTAG
- the waslb gene encoding WASP like actin nucleation promoting factor b isoform X1, with protein MSGHPSQRRQTNIGSIQLTPQENECFFNHLGRKCISLSAAVVQVFTAERNSSWNKRCCGVACLVKDNPQRSYFIRVLDIKDGKILFEQELYNSFTLNPIKPYFITFAGDAYQVGLNFASEEEAKRFHGHVVDLLGKRQRKSEKRRDPPNGPTLPMATIDIKSPEISNAPRFHNNSQVNNIVHSSFQKREKKGKAKKKRLTKADIGTPSNFQHVGHVGWDPNTGFDLNNLDPELKSLFDMCGISEAQLKDKETSRAIYDFIEKKGGVEAVKNELRREAPPPPPSRGGPPPPPPHHGSAPPPPPPVRGRGAPPPPPPSRAPISAPPPPPPSRPGMSAPPPPPSRGALPPPPPPAHASISVGPPPPPPPPSFSTPSSAGAPPPPPPPPPPPGPPPPGPKLPPQANGGDGGPPSIGPGALLNQIREGANLKKVEPKERPTSTGTGRDALLDQIRQGTKLKAREDSTESAPSGAVSSAGIVGALMEVMQKRSKAIHSSDEDDNDDDDEDFEDDDEWED; from the exons TCGTTGTCGGCTGCAGTGGTCCAGGTGTTCACGGCAGAGAGGAACTCCAGCTGGAACAAGAGATGCTGCGGGGTGGCCTGTCTGGTCAAAGACAACCCGCAGCGGTCCTACTTCATCAGGGTCCTGGACATCAAG GATGGGAAGATACTGTTTGAACAGGAGCTGTACAACAGCTTCACCCTCAACCCTATCAAACCGTACTTCATCACGTTTGCTGGAGAT gcgTACCAAGTGGGTCTGAACTTTgccagcgaggaggaggccaagcGTTTCCACGGCCACGTGGTGGACCTCCTGGGGAAAAGGCAGAGGAAATCTG AGAAGAGACGCGACCCGCCAAACG GCCCGACGTTGCCCATGGCGACGATCGACATCAAAAGCCCAGAGATCAGCAATGCGCCACGTTTCCACAACAACTCTCAGGTGAACAACATCGTGCACTCGTCCTTccagaagagggagaaaaagggcaaggcgaagaagaagaggctcacCAAGGCGGACATCGGCACACCCAGCAACTTCCA GCACGTTGGGCATGTAGGATGGGATCCAAATACAGGCTTTGAT TTGAATAACTTGGACCCGGAGCTGAAGTCCCTGTTTGATATGTGTGGCATTTCGGAGGCTCAGCTGAAGGACAAGGAGACCTCGAGGGCTATCTATGACTTCATCGAGAAGAAAGGAGGCGTAGAAGCTGTCAAAAACGAGCTGCGGAGAGAAG ctcctccgccccctccaTCCAGAGGcggccctcctcccccacccccgcaCCACGGCTCcgccccaccgcccccccctccagtcaGGGGCCGAGGTGCcccgccacctcctccaccctccagagctcccatctctgcaccccctcctccccctccatcccgACCGGGCATGTCCGCTCCGCCTCCCCCGCCCAGCCGCGGCGCtctcccgcctccccctccgccAGCCCATGCCTCAATTTCGGTGGGGCCTCccccgccacctcctcctccatcattcTCAACTCCGTCCAGTGCGGgagccccgcctcccccccctcctcctccacctcctcctgggcCTCCGCCCCCCGGGCCCAAGCTGCCCCCGCAGGCTAACGGAGGGGACGGCGGTCCGCCCTCAATCGGCCCGGGGGCGCTGCTGAATCAGATCAGAGAAGGCGCCAACCTGAAGAAGGTGGAGCCGAAAGAGAGGCCGACGTCCACCGGCACCGGCAGGGACGCCCTCCTGGACCAAATCCGACAAGGAACCAAACTCAAAGCG AGGGAAGACTCTACCGAGTCAGCGCCTTCCGGCGCGGTCTCATCTGCGGGCATCGTGGGGGCCCTGATGGAGGTGATGCAGAAACGGAGCAAGGCCATTCATTCTTCAG ATGAGGACGATAATGATGACGATGACGAGGACtttgaggatgatgatgaatggGAAGACTAG